Proteins from a single region of Ogataea parapolymorpha DL-1 chromosome IV, whole genome shotgun sequence:
- a CDS encoding actin, with amino-acid sequence MTAAPQVYGADEINAIVIDPGSYQTKIGYAGYDSPSMVLPSYYGLVDADGNKRRIFDESLLLLPQKGLEIKHIVENNAVVDWEGFEAQLEYMFKKLDIDPTQQPVLLTESTMSSYESKVNALKLFLEKHKFPAFYLVKQPTTVSFAHGRPNCLVVDVGHDLVTVTPIVDGLCLKNQVMGTRYAGAFLNQQFEQFLEDKKIALRPHYMIKSKKIVHWESETTTAQFEERKYDFEVAESFREYSKLRILQEMKKTLLNCMDEDNEETQEAKEADDEVRWFELPDGIAVPFSKKDRTILSNSLFSPLETLSKPVKGWETPEDGNIVKHLGNANEASSKEYVPMRRAKKPEDDDKDKPEEDAAEAQKGFGLLKLVQTVLDRLDIDLKPQLANNIVLVGSTSLVPGLNAKLHSELSLANPSLKIRIHASGNTIERRYASWVGGSILSSLGTFHQLWVSKGELDAVGAEKLIVNRFR; translated from the coding sequence ATGACCGCCGCGCCACAGGTTTACGGAGCAGACGAGATCAACGCCATTGTGATCGACCCGGGATCGTACCAGACGAAGATTGGCTATGCGGGCTACGACTCACCCAGCATGGTGCTTCCGTCGTATTATGGCCTGGTCGACGCAGACGGCAACAAGAGACGCATTTTCGACGAGAGTTTGTTGTTATTGCCCCAGAAAGGCCTCGAAATCAAGCACATAGTCGAAAACAACGCCGTGGTCGACTGGGAAGGCTTCGAGGCACAATTGGAGTACATGTTTAAGAAACTGGACATCGATCCTACTCAACAGCCCGTGCTGCTAACCGAGTCCACCATGAGCTCTTACGAGAGCAAAGTCAACGCGCtgaagctgtttttggaaaaacacaaGTTCCCTGCCTTCTACCTTGTGAAACAGCCAACGACAGTGTCTTTTGCGCACGGCCGTCCCAACTGTCTCGTGGTGGACGTTGGCCATGATCTGGTCACCGTGACACCCATCGTGGACGGGTTGTGTCTGAAAAATCAGGTCATGGGCACGCGGTATGCGGGGGCTTTTTTGAACCAGcagtttgagcagtttctAGAAGACAAGAAGATCGCGTTGCGGCCTCATTACATGATTaaatcgaaaaaaatagttCATTGGGAATCTGAGACGACCACGGCGCAATTTGAGGAGCGGAAGTACGATTTCGAGGTGGCTGAGTCGTTCCGCGAATACTCCAAGTTGAGGATTCTTCAGGAGATGAAGAAGACGCTACTAAACTGtatggacgaggacaacgaggagacccaggaggccaaggaggccgacgacgaggtgcgGTGGTTTGAGCTGCCTGATGGCATTGCAGTTCCattttcgaaaaaagaCCGCACCATACTGAGCAACTCGCTGTTTAGTCCGCTCGAAACGCTCTCTAAGCCGGTCAAGGGCTGGGAGACGCCTGAAGACGGGAATATTGTCAAACATTTGGGCAACGCAAATGAGGCCAGCAGCAAGGAATACGTGCCTATGAGAAGAGCAAAGAAACCAGAGGATgacgacaaggacaagCCGGAGGAGGATGCCGCCGAGGCCCAGAAGGGCTTTGGACTGCTGAAGCTGGTTCAGACCGTTCTGGACCGGCTGGACATCGATCTGAAGCCGCAACTGGCCAACAACATTGTCCTCGTCGGCAGCACGTCGCTCGTGCCGGGACTGAACGCCAAACTGCACTCTGAGCTGTCGCTGGCCAATCCTAGCCTCAAAATCAGGATCCACGCTTCTGGAAACACCATAGAACGAAGATACGCCTCGTGGGTCGGGGGCAGTATTTTGTCATCGCTCGGGACGTTCCACCAACTGTGGGTCAGCAAAGGCGAGCTGGACGCCGTTGGGGCAGAAAAGCTAATTGTCAATAGATTTAGATGA
- a CDS encoding Ribosomal N-lysine methyltransferase 3, whose amino-acid sequence MTSTIDPSKVIFWLQQPHNKSFWHSDLQVRHTQNGVGVFATRPIEPGTVLLSVPKSSILSAHNSCIANLLCDAQIFGMHALVIAFLYEKNVGAASPWSDYINSINLAGAMLPPCMWGTHAKSLLAGTEADLMGVLDNTELVAHYELARRFADQHAPMIPAPAELADLSKFAAVVLAVASRAFEIDHFHLSGLVPGADLFNHHPDGQGSVHFEALAEVCPDCGKLDCGHGSDDSDDEFDESGDFEDPQATDLLPDAQDKDKDENSELCDIVSHTSIVPNTEIFNTYGPLSNAELLARYAFCVEDNPYDTVCLGKQVSAHRKRVNPAISRRLRWWSRQSEQPWLLECYINANGTPSPQLCCVAKLFTAPGKTLSRSRLNRLTPSARRLIQQWCAQRKLPDVPITVQDATTAAHIRCIRDNENRILDKCIAKLNY is encoded by the coding sequence ATGACATCAACGATCGACCCTAGCAAGGTTATTTTTTGGCTGCAACAGCCACATAACAAGAGTTTTTGGCACTCAGATTTACAGGTCCGGCACACTCAGAATGGCGTGGGTGTGTTCGCCACGCGGCCCATCGAGCCTGGTACAGTGTTGCTCAGCGTTCCCAAATCGTCTATCTTATCTGCACATAATTCGTGTATAGCCAACCTTCTCTGCGACGCCCAGATCTTCGGGATGCACGCCTTAGTGATTGCCTTTCTATACGAGAAAAACGTTGGTGCAGCTAGTCCGTGGTCTGATTACATTAACTCCATAAACCTTGCTGGTGCGATGCTGCCACCCTGTATGTGGGGCACGCACGCCAAGTCTCTATTGGCTGGCACGGAGGCTGATCTCATGGGCGTTCTGGACAATACAGAGCTTGTTGCGCATTATGAGCTGGCCAGACGCTTTGCGGATCAGCATGCACCCATGATACCTGCACCTGCTGAGTTGGCCGACCTTTCGAAGTTTGCGGCCGTGGTTCTGGCCGTGGCGTCTCGAGCGTTTGAGATCGACCATTTCCATCTTTCGGGCCTGGTTCCTGGCGCTGATCTTTTCAACCACCACCCTGATGGCCAGGGGTCTGTGCATTTTGAGGCTCTTGCAGAGGTGTGTCCTGACTGTGGCAAGCTGGACTGTGGCCACGGCAGCGATGACTCCGACGACGAATTCGACGAATCTGGCGACTTTGAAGATCCTCAGGCCACTGACTTGCTGCCAGACGCACAGGACAAAGATAAGGATGAAAACTCCGAATTATGCGATATTGTTAGTCACACGAGCATTGTGCCAAACACAGAAATATTCAACACCTACGGTCCCTTATCAAACGCTGAGCTGCTTGCAAGGTACGCCTTCTGTGTCGAAGATAATCCGTATGACACCGTCTGTCTGGGAAAACAGGTGTCTGCACATAGAAAACGGGTCAACCCTGCCATCTCCAGGCGTCTCAGGTGGTGGTCGCGTCAGAGCGAGCAGCCATGGCTTCTAGAATGCTATATTAATGCCAATGGCACGCCGTCGCCGCAGCTGTGCTGTGTGGCCAAGCTCTTCACTGCCCCGGGCAAGACGTTGTCGCGGTCTCGGCTCAATAGACTGACCCCTTCTGCCAGACGACTCATTCAGCAATGGTGTGCGCAGAGAAAATTGCCCGACGTCCCGATTACAGTTCAAGATGCAACTACCGCGGCCCATATCCGTTGCATCAGAGACAACGAGAACCGCATCCTGGACAAGTGCATTGCCAAACTAAACTATTAA
- a CDS encoding Protein involved in ER-to-Golgi transport, with translation MLLVFGRPSIQKLRSSVQELFTNVSPLLPLIDWKLCLLCAVWYTVSVVSSNSTKSILRNFDYPVTLTELQFIINAAYCFLTVAFVKKYDAMFASHRHHLNPNSLYAGKESTSLLDKFPKGTFPVELNRYGYTLTDFLTPTLFVLKTTLPMGMFQFVGHIASHKATSVIPVSLVHTIKALSPLTTVLIYRFMFKQKFGSKTYLTLLPLMVGVMLSCVKNNKITADSEFFYTGCVFAFVSMLIFVSQNIFAKKILTFETKDLKNDYFTHSLNYKVVKSESATSTPMLPIAMTPKHISPPVTPLLGNSSQSLNKLVINSEKKLDKMSVLFHCSFVGFVLTLPLYLLSEFSSDSGFSLAKIDRYVAGLILVNGLSHFMQSVVAFQILGMVSPINYSIANILKRIIIISCSILVEGTKLSAVQWTGLALTFIGLYCYDKWGVQRKQ, from the coding sequence ATGCTCTTAGTATTTGGCCGGCCAAGTATCCAGAAGCTACGCAGCTCCGTTCAGGAGCTGTTTACCAACGTATCTCCGCTGCTGCCCCTTATTGATTGGAAATTGTGCTTGCTATGCGCGGTCTGGTACACGGTCAGTGTTGTAtcgtcaaacagcacaAAATCCATCTTGCGCAACTTCGACTACCCAGTGACGCTCACAGAGCTCCAGTTCATCATCAACGCCGCCTACTGTTTCCTTACCGTGGCATTTGTCAAGAAATATGACGCCATGTTTGCATCTCACCGTCATCATCTCAACCCTAACTCTCTGTACGCAGGCAAGGAGTCCACGTCGCTGTTGGACAAATTTCCCAAGGGCACGTTCCCAGTGGAGCTCAACCGCTACGGCTACACCCTCACAGACTTTCTGACCCCCACGCTCTTTGTTTTGAAAACAACGCTCCCAATGGGAATGTTCCAGTTCGTGGGCCACATCGCGTCGCACAAGGCGACCTCAGTCATCCCCGTTTCTTTAGTTCACACGATTAAGGCACTTTCGCCTTTGACCACCGTTTTAATCTACCGTTTCATGTTCAAGCAGAAGTTTGGAAGCAAGACGTACTTGACCCTGCTTCCTCTGATGGTCGGTGTCATGTTGTCCTGCGTGAAAAACAACAAAATCACCGCCGACTCGGAGTTCTTCTACACCGGTTGCGTGTTTGCATTCGTTTCCATGCTCATTTTTGTTTCGCAAAACATTTTTGCCAAGAAAATTCTAACTTTCGAGACCAAGGACCTCAAGAACGATTATTTCACCCACAGTCTCAACTACAAGGTCGTCAAGAGCGAGTCGGCCACATCCACGCCCATGCTCCCTATTGCGATGACTCCAAAACACATCAGTCCGCCGGTCACACCTTTGTTGGGCAATTCATCGCAGTCTCTCAACAAATTGGTGATCAACTCCGAGAAGAAACTCGACAAGATGTCGGTGCTGTTCCACTGCTCGTTTGTGGGCTTTGTGCTGACGCTACCGCTGTATCTGCTGTCGGAGTTCTCGTCAGACTCGGGTTTTTCTCTCGCAAAGATCGACCGCTACGTGGCCGGCCTTATTCTCGTCAACGGACTCTCCCATTTCATGCAGAGTGTGGTCGCCTTCCAAATACTCGGAATGGTGAGTCCGATCAACTACAGCATCGCCAACATCCTCAAACGgatcatcatcatcagcTGCTCGATCCTGGTGGAGGGAACAAAACTCAGCGCAGTCCAGTGGACAGGACTCGCACTTACATTCATTGGGCTCTACTGCTACGACAAATGGGGCGTGCAGCGTAAGCAGTGA